TTTCATTGCGTTCTGTGTCCTCGATGACGGCCACGCCGGCAAACACGTAGCTTCCAATGGCGAGGAAATTGTCGCTATCTGGGACTGATCCCGCCATTGACGATGAAGGAGGCCCCGGACAAGTTCTGTCCAGGGCCTCCCGGCTGGCTTAGTGGTTCTAGCGCTTCAGGTCCACCAGTTCCTGCAGGACCTGGTCCGAGGTGGTGATGATGCGGGCGTTGGCCTGGAAGCCGCGCTGGGCGACGATTAGGTTGGTGAACTCCTGGGACAGGTCCACGTTCGACATTTCCAGGGAGCCGGAGCTGATGTCTCCGAAGCCGGCCGCCCCGGCAGCACCGAGGACTGCGTCGCCGGAGTTGGCAGAGACCCGGTACCCGGAGTTGCCGGCCTTTTCCAGGCCGCCGGGGTTGGTGAACTTGGCCAGGGCAACCTGGCCGACCGGCTGCTTCGTGCCGTTGCTGAACGAGCCCATGATGGTGCCGTCGCTGCCGATGGAGAACGATTCGAGGGTGCCTGCAGCGGTTCCGTCCTGGCCGTCGATGGTCACCGAAGTCATGCCGGTGTAACCGGTGACCCTGGACAGGTCCACGTTGACGCCGCCGACGTTCAGGGCGGCGGGGCCGGCGAGGGTGCCGTTGTTGAAGGCCAGGGTGGCCGTTCCGGTGTTGCCTGCCGCGTCGGTGCCGCTGACGTCCCAGCCGCCGCCGGCGTTGCGGGTGAACGCCAGGTTCAGCGGGGCTGCGTTGCCGGTGGCGTCGTAGACGCTGATCTGGCGGTTCAGGGTCGCCCCTGCCGCGCTCTCACCCGGGAGGTTGCCCGAAACGGTCGCCGTGGTGGTGGCCCGCGCCGGCGCCAGTGCCGTTGAAGAGACGGTGATGTCCCCGGTCGCGCCTCCTGCGTTGACGACACCATTGGCCGCCGACCAGCCCTGCAGGGTGGCACCGCTCGGCGTGACCAGGCGGCCGGACGCGTCCAGGCTGAAGGAGCCCTCGCGGGTGTAGAGCTGCTCACCGCCGGCGTTGACGGCGAAGAACCCGTCACCGGCGATCATCATGTCGGTGGACTTGCCGGTCGCCTGCGCGGAGCCCTGGTTGAAGTTCGTGGAGATGCCAGCGACCTGCACGCCGAGGCCGACCTGGGCGGGGTTGCTGCCGCCTGCGGCGCCGCCCGGCGCGCTGGCTCCCTTGGTCAGCTGGGAGAGGGTGTCCTCGAACTGGACGGAGGAGGACTTGAACCCGGCGGTGTTGACGTTGGCGATGTTGTTGCCGGTGACGTCAAGCATGGTCTGGTGGGAGCGGAGGCCGGAAATACCGGAGTACAGGGAGCGAAGCATGGGCGGAGCCTTTCGGTGGGGTGGGTTAGGCAGCGACGCCGGCGACGGCGTCCAAGGCGACGGTGCGGCCGTTGACGGTTACCTGCGGAACGGAACCTGAGTAGGAAACGGAGGTGGCAGTGCCGGTGACCTCAGCTCCGTCAGGTCCGGTGTAGGTGACCGATTTGCCGATGAGGGCGGCAGCGGCCGAGCGCATCTGCAGCGAGAAGTCCTGGCTGGAGGTCCCGGCCATTTCGGTGAGCTTCTCCATCTGGGCGAGCTGATTGGTCTGGGCCATCATGGCGTTGGTGTCCATGGGCGCGGACGGGTCCTGGTTCTTGAGCTGGATGATCATCAGCTGCATGAACATCTCCCCGTCCATGGACTGCTTCGGCGCACGGGTCGGAGCAGCAGCATTGATCCCTCCCGCGGCTGCGGCGGGGGTTACGGCGGTGATGGGCATGGGGTCCTTTCAGGCCAGCACGTCGAGTGTCGTCTCGGGGCCGTACAGTCCCGGACGCGTCGGGGTGTTCTGGGCCTTCACTTCAAGAAGTCGGCCACCGGCAGGGGTCTGGTTAGACGTCTGGACCCGGCGGGTGAAAGATTCCCGGTCCTGGCCGCCCTGCGGGGTGCCCTGTCCGCTGGAGGAGAGGTCGAGGCTGGCGTTGATCCCGGCCCCGGCAAGGTCCTTCTTGAGCTCGGGCAGCGCCTGGCGCAGCGCGTCCCGGCCATCGGAGGTGGCGGCGAACATTTCGATCCTGATGCCGTCGGCGCCGGAGTGGGCCTGGACGGTCACCGGGCCGAGGTTCTGCGGGTTCACCTCGACCGTAATGGTGTGCTGGCCGGGGCCGGCGGCTGCGATCGTGAACAGCGGCCGTGCCAGCTGGGCGGTGTATCCCCGGGGAACCGGAAGATCCGTGGTTGCGGGCGCAGCTGACGGCACTTGGGCAGGCCGGGACGGAGCAGCGGTGGCCGCCGCCTGTTCGAAGGCCGTTGCGCCGTCCGCTGCGGGTGCGACTGGAGTATCAGGAGAAGCGGCGGGATGCGTGCCGGGTGACGGAGCTGCGGGTGCTGCCAGGGCAGGAGTGGCGACCAGCGGAGCGGCCGGGACGGCCGGGGTTGCGGCGGCACCGGGTCCGAGGGCGGTGAAAGGGATTCCTTGGCCCGGTGCGGCTGGGGCAGCCGGCGTCCCGTGCTGCACAGGAGCGTACTGGGCCGGGGTGGCGGGAGTGGAGGCGTGTCCGCCTGCATGGTCCTGCTCGTCCTTTGCTGCTGCGGGCTGGGCGGGATCTGACGCCTGTGCCGTCGGGGCTGTGGGCACCACGCCGGACAAGACGGCAGCCACTGGCTGGTCCTGCGCTATGGCGGCTGGCGCCGGCTGCTGGGCGGCTGTCAGTACGTCCGGGCGGGGCGCGGGCAGTACCGGGGCCGGAACGGCTGCGGCAGGAGCTGCGGCGGCGGTCTGGGCCTGCGGGGCAGCGACTGCCGGGAGGGTGAACTGCGGCAGGGCGGCAGGGGCTTCCGTCAGTACGGACGGCTGTTCGTCGCCGGGAGCGGCGGCCTCTCCGTCGGTGCCGGGCTGCTGCTGGCCGGGTCCCGCCTGGGTGTCCACGGCCAGAAGGGCCAGGAGTGCGTCGGCAAACCCTGCTCCGGCGTCGGTTGCGGCCTTGCCGGAGGCTGGGGCCGTAGAGGTGCTCAGAGCGGGTGCGGCCAGGGTGACAGCTGTCATGCGGCCGCTCCCGTGAGCAGGGAGGCCTGGAGGGATGACAGCAGATCCGTCATGCCGGGCGCGGCGGGGGCAGCCGCTGCCGGGGCGTCCGGGATGATGCGGGTGATCTTATCGAACTGGAAGCCGGCGGGGATGTCGTCGATCCGGACCTTGTCACCGGGCTGTGGGGCATGGATGTACTGGTTGTTGCCCATGAAGATGCCGATGTGTCCGCCGTTGTTCATGACCAGCAGGTCACCGGGTTTGGCTGATGCGAGGTTCGGCACGGTGGTGCCGGCGTTGCCCTGGTCAATGGCGACCCGGGGCAGGTCGATGCCGAGGTCTTTGTAGACCCGCTGGACGAGCCCGGAGCAGTCCAGCCCGGTGGCGGGGTTGGTGCCGCCCCAGACGTAGGGAACACCGAGGTACTTTTTGGCGCCCGCCACGACGGCGTCACCGGTTGCCGTTCCGGGGACGGCAGTGGCCGGCGCTGCCGGGGCTGTTGCGGCGGCTGCGCCGTTGGCCGGGGTGGTGGCGGCGGCGGTGAGGGCCTGGGCGAACGCGGTGGAGTTCGCTGCGCTGGGTGCTGCGGCGGCAGGCGCGGGCGGGCGTCCGGTGGAAAGCTGGGTGATGGTGGCCTGGATCTGGTTGATCTGGCTGATGGCGTCGGTCATCGTCATAGGGCTGCTGCTGCTTCGTTCAGGCGGTGTCGGGCACCGGCGGAGATTTCATCCAGGGCGGTCTGCTCGGCCGAAAGGTCGGCGGCGGCCACCCGGGCGTTGTGCTTGGTTTCGAGTTTTTCCAGGCCTGCGGTGCGGGTCCGGGCTTCGGTGAAGGCTGCCTGCGCCGCTGCGGTCTCTTCGTTCTGGATGGCTTCCAGGGCGAGCAGGTCGTTGAGCATGCTGCGGGAGGATGCCCGGGCGATGGCGGCCATGTGCAGGGCTTTGGCGCTGGAGACGTCGCTGGGGCTGTCCTGCAGCTCCAGCCGCGCCGCTGATTTGCGGGCGTGGATCGCCTGGGACCGGGCATTAGCCCTCGACAGGTTTGACGCTGCCTGGTCCTGTTCGATGCCGCGCAGCCGCAGCAGGCCGGCGAGGGAGAAGGTGCGGGTCATGGGTGTGCTCCGAGCATCATGGTCAACTGGTTCAACATGTTCCATGCGTCGATTTCCGAGGAACGGTCATCCATCCGCTGCTGAAGGAACGCGTTGATGGACGCCTCGTGGTCCATGGCGGCATCCACCAGGGGGTTGGTGCCCCGCTGGTAGGCGCCGACGTCGATCAGGTCCTGGGCTGACCGGCGCGCGGAGAGGACCCTGCGCAAGGCAGCGGCGGCATCGCTGCGTTCCCGCGGGTTGACCTTGGAGGCGACACGGGAGATGGACCCCAGGGCGTCCACGGAGGGGAAGTGCCCGGTGACGGCAAGCTTGCGGTCCAGGACCACGTGCCCGTCCAGGATGGACCGGGCGGCGTCTGCGATGGGCTCGTTGTGGTCATCCCCGTCAACCAGGACGGTGTACAGCCCGGTGACCGACCCTGTCTCCGCGGTTCCGGCCCGTTCCAGAAGCTGGGCCAGGACGGCGAAGGTGGACGGCGGGTAGCCGCGGGTTGCGGGCGGCTCGCCCACGGACAGTCCGATCTCGCGCTGGGCCATGGCCACACGGGTCAGGGAGTCCATCATCAGCACCACGTCCTGCCCGCGTTCCCGGAACGATTCGGCGATGCGGGTGGCGGTGAAGGCGGCGCGCATGCGCATCATGGCCGGTTCGTCGGAGGTGGCGACCACGACGATGGACCGGGCCAGACCTTCGGGGCCGAGGTCGTCTTCGAGGAACTCGCGGACCTCACGGCCCCGCTCCCCCACTAGGGCGATCACGGAGACTTCCGCGTCGGTGCCGCGGGCGATCATCGACAGCAGGGAGGACTTGCCGACACCGGAGCCGGCGAACAGGCCCATGCGCTGGCCCCGCCCGAGGGTGGTGAGGGTGTCCAGGACCCTGACGCCGGTGTGCAGCGGGGTGTCGATCCGGGTCCGGTGCATCGCCGAGGGCGTTTCGTTGTGCACCGGGACGAACCCGTCGCTTACCAGCGGGCCCTTGCCGTCAATGGGGCGTCCGAGTCCATCGAGCACCCGGCCGAAGAGGCCCCGCCCGGTGGGCACCTGGACGGGCGTGCCTTTAGTGCGGACCTGGGCTCCGGCGGAGATGCCGTTCATGGGCCCCAGGGGCATGCAGCGGGCGCCTGTCCGGGTGCTTGCCACCACTTCGGCGTCGATCCCGGGGGCGGCACCGAGCGTGACCAGGTCCCCGATCGAGACCTCCAGCCCGGCAAGCTCCGCGGCGAGACCCACCACGGAGGAGACGGAACCAACCCGTTCCGGGCGTCCTGCGGACAGGGCGGCGGCGAACAGTTCCGGATGCGGGCGGGTGAGGACGGCAGCCATCAGCGCACCACCCCGAACAGGGCCTGCCGGGTCCGTGCCAGGGCGTCGGTGACGGTGGCATCGACGTACCCGTGCTCGTAGTCGGCGAAGGCGTCCCCGCGTTCGACGGAGGGATCGGCGGTGAAGGTCACCCCGGCCCGGGCGGTGTCCGGGAGCACCGACAGATCGGAGGGGTTCATCCGTACCGTCACGGTCCCGGTGGCGGGGGCGCCGGCGAGGGCGCGGCTGAGTGCCGCCCGGGCCGAGAACTCACCGTCGCCCAGTTCGACACCGATGATGTTCTCTGCCAGCTCCAGGGCACTGCTGAGCAGAATGTCCTGGGCCTCCAGGGCTGACGGCAGGGCGGCCTTGTGCAGGGCCTGCACGGCGGCGGCCAGCTGGTCGAGGGCACGGTCGGTGCGGACGCTGGCCTGCCGCAGGACGGCGGCGTGTTCTGCCTCCATCTGCACCCGGCGGGTCTCGGCTTCTGCGGACGCCTTGCGAAGACCTGCCGTGTAGCCGGCAGTGTGCCCGGCGGCGTAGGCGGCGGCGTCCGCCTTGTCCTTCCCGCCGGTGTTCAGCGACGGGAAGGTGACGGCCTTGTAGGAGGGCTCAGTTGATAACGGCGTCATCGTCATCATTCCTGCGGACCTCGATGTGGCCCTGTGCTTCCATTTCGCGGATCTGGCGGACGATCTCGGCGCGGGCCTCCTCGACGGCGGAGGTACGGACGGCGCCGAGGGCCTGGATCTCGGATTCGAGGATCTCGCGGTTGCGTTCGGAGACGTTCGCGCGGACGACCTCAACGACCTCCGACTTGGCGCCCTTCATGGCCAGTGCCAGGACAGAGGCATCCACGCCGCGCAGCACCAGCTGGACGGCGCGGGCTTCGAGCTTGACCAGGTCGGCGAAGGTGAGCATGCGGGAGCGGATTTCTTCGGCCAGCTCCGGGTCACGTTCTTCCAGGGCGTCCATCAGGGCCCGTTCCATGGCGGCGTCGGCCCGGTTGATGATTTCCACCAGCGGCTGGACCCCGCCGACCACTTCTGCCTGCTCACGGCCTCCGGTGCCGCCACCGGTGCGCGCCTTGAGGATGTCGGCGGAGATGGTGATGGCTTCCGGGGTGGCCGATCCCATGACGGCGATCGCCTGGGCGATGTCGGTCCGGGCCGTGTCAGCCATCATGGCCATCACGGAGGATGACTTTTTAGGCTTCAGGTGGGCCAGGACCAGGGCGATGGTCTGCGGCAGTTCCCCGTCCAGCAGGGCCACGATCTGTCCCGGCTCGGCGTCGTCGAGGAACTCGAAGGACTTGCCGGCCATGGTGGTGGCGAGCTTGTCCATAACCCCGGCTGCCCTTTCGCTGCCGAAGGCGTCTTCAAGCAGGCTGGTGGCGAAGTCTGCGCCGCCGATCGGTGACTTCTTCCCGGCCACGACCATGTCGTAGAACTCGGTCATGACCTCGTCTGCCACGTCCGGGTCGACGCGCCGGATCCGGACGATCTCGGCGGTGATCATCTCGGTTTCCTTGTCGGTGAACCGCTGCATGACGGCCGACGCGGACTCCTTGGTCATCTGCATGAGCGCGACGGCAACCTTCTGGTTGCCGGTGAGGGTCTGGGTGAGAGTCATCAGACTGCCTGCCTTTCATCCATCATGCCGCGCATAAACGTGGCGACCTTGTCCGGGTCGGTACCGGCGATCTGCTCGATCTGGGCGCGCTTCTGCTTGACGTCGGTGTGCTCTTCTTCCAGCGGCGGGATGGCCAGGACCGGGGCAGGCGCCACAATGGCTCCCGGGACGGTCTGCGGCTCGATCTCCAGTGCCGGGTCAACACGCTCACCGAGGTCCACCAGCTCGCGCTGCTGGCGGCGGTTGCGGCGGGCGTAGAGGACCAGGGCCAGGATGAGGATCAGCAGCGCAGCGGCGGCAACACCGATGCCCGTCCACATGGCAGCGGCGGCCTTGGCGTCTTCTTCCGCCTTGGCTGCGGCGAGGGCGTCCTGGGCAGCCTGGGCGGCGGACTGGTCGAAGGCGACGTTTTCGACGGTGATGACGTCACCGCGGTCGGCGTTGATGCCTGCAGCGGCGGCGACCAGGGCGTTGATCCGGGCCATGTCCACGTTCGGGACCGCAGAGTTGACCGCGACGGATACGGTCTGGCGCTTCAGGATTCCGGAGGGGATGTTCGTGGTCTGGGTTGTCTTGTTGACCGCGTTGTTCTTGGTGGTCTTGTCCGAGGAGAAGGTGCCGGCGCCGCCTGCCCCTTCGCCGCCTTCGACCGTGCCGCCGGGGACGGCGATGTTGTCCGGGCCGAGGACTCCTGCGGAGTTGCCGCCGGTGCCGGTGTAGTCCTGCGTCTCGGAGGATTCCGACAGTGCAGGGGCCTGGTCGGGCTGGGTGAAGGACTCGTCGACCTTGGTCCCGGACTGGGTGTCCATGTCCGCGGCGACAGCGACGGTGGAGTTGCCGGGGCCGACGATTCGGTCCAGGATCGTCTGCACGTTGGTGCTGACCTGCTTCTCGTAGTCGGCGGACTGCTTGCTGGCCGAACCGGTAGCTCCGGAACCGACGGCCGAGAGGGTGTTGCCGCTGGCGTCAATGACGGCGACGTTGGTCGGCTTCAGCCCGTCGATGGACGCGGAGGTCAGGTGCACGATCGACTGCACCTGGTCCGGGGTGATGGTGACGCCGGGGTTCGTTTCAACGAACACGGACGCCGTGGGGTCGGCCTTCTCGGAGGAGAACACTGTCGGCTTGGGGATGGCCAGCTTCACGGTGGCCAGCTTGACCCCGTTCATGGCACCGATGGTGCTGCCCAGCTCGCCCTCCATCGCCCGCTGGTAGGTGATGTTCTGCTGGAACTCCGAGGAGGTGACGCCCATGTTGTCCAGCAGGGAGTACCCGGTGGTGGACTTGTTGGACGGCAGCCCGGCGGCTGCTGCCTTGAGCCGCTCGGCGTAGACCTTGTCGTCGGGGACGAGGATGGTGCTGCCGCCGTCGGTGAGGTCGTAGGCGACCCCGTCGGCCTTGAGCATGTCGGTGACCTTGGAGGCGTCTGCAGCCTGCAGGCCCGAGAACAGCGGGGTCATGGTGGGCTTGCTCAGCCAGGTGGTCAGCGCCACCCCGCCCAGGACAAGCCCGGCGACGGCCAGGATCGCGAGGGTCTTTTGTGCTGCGGAAAAGCCGGTGACGAAGGTTTTCAGGCGCGTCAAAGCTGCCTGCAGCTGTGGCGGCATCAGGCCTGCATCCTCATGATCTCGTTGATCCCGTCAACGCCCTTGTTCCTGAAGGCGGCAACCATTTCCAGGGTCACCTGCGCGCGGGTGGCTGCCAGGGTGGCTGAATGGATGTCGTTCAGGTCGCCGGTGACGGCTTTGACGGCGAGGTCGTTGGAGGTGGTCTTGAGCTGCTGGACGTTGTCCACGGCGCCTGCCAGGGCGGCCCCGAACGAGGACCCGTCGGTGGCGGCAGGGGCTTTCACGGCGGGAAGGTAGCCGGTGCCGGTCACGCCCGAAACAGGGGCGATGGCTGGGATGGTCATTATTTTCCGATCTGGAGTGCTGCTTCGTAAGTGGTCTTGGCCCGGTCCACCACGGCTGCGTTGGCCTGGTATCCGCGCTGGGCCATGATGAGCGAGCTCATCTGGGAACTCAGGTCCATGTCCGGCATCCGCACGTACCCGGCCTCGTCGGCCAGAGGGTTGGTCGGGTCGTGGACGAGCCTGCCCTGTTCATCACCGAGCGTGGTTCCGGCGACGTAGACTCCGGAATTCCCGGCACCTTCGACCGCCTGGACGTACCGGGCCTGGAAGGCAGGACCCGTGGTGGGCTTCGCCGTGTTGACGTTGGCGAGGTTGTCCGCAGTGGCGTCGAGCCATTTGCGGTGGACTGTCAGGGCGGTTCCGGCAATGCCGATGGCGTCGAATGTCATCCGTTGGTCCTCATTGCTGTCCGGACGGCCGTGAACTCATGGCCGGCGGCCTGGGTGGCGAACTGGTAGCGAAGCACCGTGTCGATATTGGACAGGGTTTCGGTGTCCAGGTTCACGTTGTTGCCGTTCAGCTGGGTCGGTTCCAGTGATTCGGCGGTTGTCGCGGTCACGCGGCCGTCCCCGGAGGCCACCGACCGGGCCAGCGCGTCCTCGAAGGCGACCCTGCGGGCCTGGTAGCCCGGGGTGTTCAGGTTCGCGATGTTGTTGGCGATGGTCCGCTGGCGCAGGGCCAGCCCGTCAAGGGCGCTGGAGAGCGCCACTGACGTCACAGAATCAAACACGGCAGCCTGCCTTTGAAAATACTGGCCGATCCGTGGCCGTACGAAGGAGCACTCCTTGCTCCACCAATACCGTCGGTGAACGACGGGCAGGTGTTAGCAGCCGGACTGGGAGTGCTCCGTCCGGACGGGCTGTATGGGTGATGGTCACAGGGTTACTATGCGGGCCGTGCCCTGACGGCCGTCCGTCCCTGGTTTTCCCGTGAAGGCGGGCCGCTCAGGCGCTGATGTCGAGGCGGCCGGCGCCGGCCGGGACCTCAACCGGAATGGAGCTGACTGCTCCCAGGTGTCGCCCGACCGTGACGAGCCGTTCGGCGAGCATCAGCTCGGCTTCACGCTGGGCGTCCAGCAGTCGCAGCGCCCGCCCGATCATCGCTTCGGGGATTGGACCGGGGTTGGCCGGGGCGGACCATTCGGGGTCTTCTCCGGCGAAGGCCAGGGCGATGGACGCTTCGATCCCGTCGAGGATGGCCTCCCACTCGGCCAGCGGGTCGCCGGGGCCGGTAGCGTCCTCAGCCAACGGCGAGCATCCCGCCCGGACGCGCAGTGGTCTGTGCCGGAAGCGTTCCTGCTGCCTCGTGCCAGGTCTGGCGGAGCGGTTCGAACAAGACGATGCACTCCTTGGTCCGCTCCACGTCGCGGTGGATGTTGGCGCCGATGAGGGCCTGCAGCCCGTAGTTGTAGATCCCGAGGAGGTCCGCGGCACCATCCCAGGCGTCGCCCTTCAGCGTGGCGGCGAGTTCGGTGACGATCGCCTGGGCATGCAGGAGGTTTTCCGTGGCAACGGTCCAGTTTTTGTTTTCCTGGGCGAACTGCGCCCGGCCCAGGTCCAGCATGAGCCGGTCGTAGAGCATGGTCAGCAGCCTGGCCGGCGGGGCCGAGAGGATCGCGTCGGTCGTGTACTGGTCGAGCTGGCTGGCGCGGAGTGCGGTGGCGGTCATCGGTGGTCCTTAGCTGTTCG
This genomic stretch from Pseudarthrobacter sp. BIM B-2242 harbors:
- the fliF gene encoding flagellar basal-body MS-ring/collar protein FliF, with product MPPQLQAALTRLKTFVTGFSAAQKTLAILAVAGLVLGGVALTTWLSKPTMTPLFSGLQAADASKVTDMLKADGVAYDLTDGGSTILVPDDKVYAERLKAAAAGLPSNKSTTGYSLLDNMGVTSSEFQQNITYQRAMEGELGSTIGAMNGVKLATVKLAIPKPTVFSSEKADPTASVFVETNPGVTITPDQVQSIVHLTSASIDGLKPTNVAVIDASGNTLSAVGSGATGSASKQSADYEKQVSTNVQTILDRIVGPGNSTVAVAADMDTQSGTKVDESFTQPDQAPALSESSETQDYTGTGGNSAGVLGPDNIAVPGGTVEGGEGAGGAGTFSSDKTTKNNAVNKTTQTTNIPSGILKRQTVSVAVNSAVPNVDMARINALVAAAAGINADRGDVITVENVAFDQSAAQAAQDALAAAKAEEDAKAAAAMWTGIGVAAAALLILILALVLYARRNRRQQRELVDLGERVDPALEIEPQTVPGAIVAPAPVLAIPPLEEEHTDVKQKRAQIEQIAGTDPDKVATFMRGMMDERQAV
- a CDS encoding C40 family peptidase translates to MTMTDAISQINQIQATITQLSTGRPPAPAAAAPSAANSTAFAQALTAAATTPANGAAAATAPAAPATAVPGTATGDAVVAGAKKYLGVPYVWGGTNPATGLDCSGLVQRVYKDLGIDLPRVAIDQGNAGTTVPNLASAKPGDLLVMNNGGHIGIFMGNNQYIHAPQPGDKVRIDDIPAGFQFDKITRIIPDAPAAAAPAAPGMTDLLSSLQASLLTGAAA
- the fliS gene encoding flagellar export chaperone FliS, with the protein product MTATALRASQLDQYTTDAILSAPPARLLTMLYDRLMLDLGRAQFAQENKNWTVATENLLHAQAIVTELAATLKGDAWDGAADLLGIYNYGLQALIGANIHRDVERTKECIVLFEPLRQTWHEAAGTLPAQTTARPGGMLAVG
- a CDS encoding flagellar basal body protein, encoding MFDSVTSVALSSALDGLALRQRTIANNIANLNTPGYQARRVAFEDALARSVASGDGRVTATTAESLEPTQLNGNNVNLDTETLSNIDTVLRYQFATQAAGHEFTAVRTAMRTNG
- a CDS encoding flagellar basal body rod protein FlgC, with the protein product MTFDAIGIAGTALTVHRKWLDATADNLANVNTAKPTTGPAFQARYVQAVEGAGNSGVYVAGTTLGDEQGRLVHDPTNPLADEAGYVRMPDMDLSSQMSSLIMAQRGYQANAAVVDRAKTTYEAALQIGK
- a CDS encoding flagellar hook-length control protein FliK; translated protein: MTAVTLAAPALSTSTAPASGKAATDAGAGFADALLALLAVDTQAGPGQQQPGTDGEAAAPGDEQPSVLTEAPAALPQFTLPAVAAPQAQTAAAAPAAAVPAPVLPAPRPDVLTAAQQPAPAAIAQDQPVAAVLSGVVPTAPTAQASDPAQPAAAKDEQDHAGGHASTPATPAQYAPVQHGTPAAPAAPGQGIPFTALGPGAAATPAVPAAPLVATPALAAPAAPSPGTHPAASPDTPVAPAADGATAFEQAAATAAPSRPAQVPSAAPATTDLPVPRGYTAQLARPLFTIAAAGPGQHTITVEVNPQNLGPVTVQAHSGADGIRIEMFAATSDGRDALRQALPELKKDLAGAGINASLDLSSSGQGTPQGGQDRESFTRRVQTSNQTPAGGRLLEVKAQNTPTRPGLYGPETTLDVLA
- a CDS encoding FliH/SctL family protein, which translates into the protein MTPLSTEPSYKAVTFPSLNTGGKDKADAAAYAAGHTAGYTAGLRKASAEAETRRVQMEAEHAAVLRQASVRTDRALDQLAAAVQALHKAALPSALEAQDILLSSALELAENIIGVELGDGEFSARAALSRALAGAPATGTVTVRMNPSDLSVLPDTARAGVTFTADPSVERGDAFADYEHGYVDATVTDALARTRQALFGVVR
- a CDS encoding flagellar hook protein FlgE, yielding MLRSLYSGISGLRSHQTMLDVTGNNIANVNTAGFKSSSVQFEDTLSQLTKGASAPGGAAGGSNPAQVGLGVQVAGISTNFNQGSAQATGKSTDMMIAGDGFFAVNAGGEQLYTREGSFSLDASGRLVTPSGATLQGWSAANGVVNAGGATGDITVSSTALAPARATTTATVSGNLPGESAAGATLNRQISVYDATGNAAPLNLAFTRNAGGGWDVSGTDAAGNTGTATLAFNNGTLAGPAALNVGGVNVDLSRVTGYTGMTSVTIDGQDGTAAGTLESFSIGSDGTIMGSFSNGTKQPVGQVALAKFTNPGGLEKAGNSGYRVSANSGDAVLGAAGAAGFGDISSGSLEMSNVDLSQEFTNLIVAQRGFQANARIITTSDQVLQELVDLKR
- a CDS encoding flagellar hook-basal body complex protein FliE: MTIPAIAPVSGVTGTGYLPAVKAPAATDGSSFGAALAGAVDNVQQLKTTSNDLAVKAVTGDLNDIHSATLAATRAQVTLEMVAAFRNKGVDGINEIMRMQA
- a CDS encoding flagellar hook capping FlgD N-terminal domain-containing protein — its product is MPITAVTPAAAAGGINAAAPTRAPKQSMDGEMFMQLMIIQLKNQDPSAPMDTNAMMAQTNQLAQMEKLTEMAGTSSQDFSLQMRSAAAALIGKSVTYTGPDGAEVTGTATSVSYSGSVPQVTVNGRTVALDAVAGVAA
- the fliG gene encoding flagellar motor switch protein FliG, which produces MTLTQTLTGNQKVAVALMQMTKESASAVMQRFTDKETEMITAEIVRIRRVDPDVADEVMTEFYDMVVAGKKSPIGGADFATSLLEDAFGSERAAGVMDKLATTMAGKSFEFLDDAEPGQIVALLDGELPQTIALVLAHLKPKKSSSVMAMMADTARTDIAQAIAVMGSATPEAITISADILKARTGGGTGGREQAEVVGGVQPLVEIINRADAAMERALMDALEERDPELAEEIRSRMLTFADLVKLEARAVQLVLRGVDASVLALAMKGAKSEVVEVVRANVSERNREILESEIQALGAVRTSAVEEARAEIVRQIREMEAQGHIEVRRNDDDDAVIN
- a CDS encoding FliI/YscN family ATPase, which translates into the protein MAAVLTRPHPELFAAALSAGRPERVGSVSSVVGLAAELAGLEVSIGDLVTLGAAPGIDAEVVASTRTGARCMPLGPMNGISAGAQVRTKGTPVQVPTGRGLFGRVLDGLGRPIDGKGPLVSDGFVPVHNETPSAMHRTRIDTPLHTGVRVLDTLTTLGRGQRMGLFAGSGVGKSSLLSMIARGTDAEVSVIALVGERGREVREFLEDDLGPEGLARSIVVVATSDEPAMMRMRAAFTATRIAESFRERGQDVVLMMDSLTRVAMAQREIGLSVGEPPATRGYPPSTFAVLAQLLERAGTAETGSVTGLYTVLVDGDDHNEPIADAARSILDGHVVLDRKLAVTGHFPSVDALGSISRVASKVNPRERSDAAAALRRVLSARRSAQDLIDVGAYQRGTNPLVDAAMDHEASINAFLQQRMDDRSSEIDAWNMLNQLTMMLGAHP